One Rhizobium sp. 9140 genomic region harbors:
- a CDS encoding DeoR/GlpR family DNA-binding transcription regulator gives MLLSSRQSEIISIAREQGRVLVEDLALRFSVSPQTIRKDLNDLCDARALNRIHGGAVIPRGNENVEYEERRSMAALEKQAIGRAAAALIPDNASLFINIGTTTETVGDALVDHKSLMVITNNINVANRLRVYPQIEVVIAGGVVRGSDGGIVGEAAVDFIRQFKVDFAIIGVSAIDEDGALLDYDFREVKVAQAIIANARHVILVSDSSKFDRTAPVRIGHISQVDSFITDRCPSDSVRAICREHNVTLMETA, from the coding sequence GTGCTGCTATCATCGCGTCAGAGCGAGATCATATCGATCGCGCGCGAACAGGGCCGTGTGCTGGTCGAGGACCTCGCGCTCCGTTTCTCTGTTTCCCCGCAGACGATCCGCAAGGACCTGAACGATCTTTGCGACGCGCGCGCGCTCAACCGCATTCATGGCGGAGCCGTCATTCCGCGCGGCAACGAGAATGTCGAATATGAAGAGCGCCGCTCGATGGCCGCCTTGGAAAAGCAGGCGATCGGCCGTGCCGCAGCCGCCCTCATTCCAGACAACGCGTCTCTCTTCATCAACATCGGCACCACCACCGAGACGGTCGGCGACGCGCTTGTCGATCATAAGTCGCTGATGGTGATCACCAACAATATCAACGTTGCCAATCGCTTACGGGTCTATCCGCAGATCGAGGTCGTCATTGCCGGCGGCGTCGTGCGTGGGTCCGACGGCGGCATCGTGGGGGAGGCTGCGGTCGATTTCATCCGTCAGTTCAAGGTCGATTTCGCCATCATCGGCGTCTCCGCCATCGATGAGGACGGGGCCTTGCTCGACTATGATTTTCGCGAGGTGAAGGTTGCCCAAGCCATTATCGCCAATGCCCGCCACGTCATTCTGGTTTCAGATTCGTCCAAGTTCGATCGTACCGCGCCGGTTCGTATCGGTCACATCTCCCAGGTCGATTCGTTCATCACCGACCGTTGCCCTTCAGACAGCGTTCGCGCCATCTGCCGCGAGCATAATGTGACCTTGATGGAGACAGCGTAA
- a CDS encoding BrnA antitoxin family protein produces the protein MAITPRRPMSAKDAAEALFKPVKKPVAPAVERQVIPKTREMVTLKIDSDVLAHFQSGGPGWQDRVNATLRAAMNDKG, from the coding sequence ATGGCGATCACCCCCCGCCGGCCTATGAGTGCCAAGGATGCAGCCGAAGCGCTGTTTAAGCCTGTCAAGAAACCCGTCGCTCCGGCGGTGGAACGTCAGGTCATTCCCAAGACCCGCGAGATGGTGACGCTGAAGATCGACAGCGATGTTCTGGCGCACTTCCAGTCCGGCGGCCCCGGCTGGCAGGACCGGGTCAACGCGACGCTGCGTGCCGCGATGAACGACAAGGGATAA
- a CDS encoding glycerol-3-phosphate dehydrogenase, with the protein MTGQEPFDIFVIGGGINGCGIARDAIGRGYSVGLAEMNDFASGTSSGATKLIHGGLRYLEHYEFRLVRESLMEREVLWAMAPHIIWPMRFVLPFHKGGIRPAWLIRLGLFLYDHIGGRKLLPATKTLDMRRDPAGKPLKPLFTKAFEYSDGWVDDARLVVLNARDAANRGAEILSRSRVVSARREGKLWAVDIQEGKGGPVRRVMARMLVNAAGPWVDRVLSNAVGKNQVHNVRLVQGSHIVIRQKFNDPRAYFFQNPDGRIIFAIPYERDFTLIGTTDQDFTGDPKDIRITDAETDYLCKAASEYFAEPVRREDIVWSYSGVRPLFDDGASKAQEATRDYVLKVEGDDDAAPLLNVFGGKLTTYRRLAEHALEKIGEAIGSKGTPWTAKSTLPGGDFAPTSYEAEVATLKNRYGFLSDRHARRLVRLYGTLSGKIVGDAQSIEGLGRHYGADLYEAEVRYLIEQEWARTAEDILWRRTKLGLNLSGAEASALADDMQDLTARCVA; encoded by the coding sequence ATGACTGGGCAGGAACCTTTCGATATTTTCGTCATAGGTGGCGGGATCAACGGCTGTGGCATCGCACGCGATGCCATCGGCCGCGGATACTCGGTCGGCCTTGCCGAGATGAACGATTTCGCTTCGGGCACATCGTCCGGCGCGACCAAGCTCATCCATGGCGGCCTGCGTTACCTCGAGCATTACGAGTTCAGGCTCGTTCGGGAATCGCTGATGGAGCGCGAAGTGCTCTGGGCCATGGCGCCGCACATCATCTGGCCGATGCGCTTTGTCCTGCCATTTCACAAGGGCGGCATTCGTCCTGCCTGGCTCATTCGCCTCGGCCTGTTCCTTTATGACCATATCGGCGGCCGCAAGCTTTTGCCGGCAACGAAGACGCTCGATATGCGGCGCGATCCCGCCGGCAAGCCGCTGAAGCCGCTCTTCACCAAGGCCTTCGAATATTCGGATGGCTGGGTGGACGATGCGCGCCTCGTGGTGCTCAACGCCCGCGACGCTGCCAATCGCGGCGCGGAGATCCTTTCGCGTAGCCGCGTTGTCTCGGCCCGGCGCGAGGGCAAGTTGTGGGCAGTCGATATTCAGGAAGGCAAGGGCGGCCCGGTCCGGCGCGTCATGGCGCGGATGCTGGTCAATGCGGCTGGTCCCTGGGTGGACCGCGTGCTCTCCAATGCGGTCGGCAAGAATCAAGTCCATAATGTCCGTCTCGTGCAGGGCAGCCACATCGTCATCCGCCAGAAGTTCAACGATCCCAGGGCCTATTTCTTCCAAAACCCGGATGGTCGTATCATTTTCGCCATTCCGTACGAGCGCGATTTCACGCTGATCGGCACGACGGACCAGGATTTTACCGGCGACCCCAAGGACATTCGCATCACGGATGCGGAAACGGATTATCTCTGCAAGGCAGCCAGCGAATATTTCGCTGAACCAGTGCGCCGCGAGGATATCGTTTGGAGCTATTCGGGTGTCAGGCCGCTGTTCGACGACGGTGCTTCGAAGGCGCAGGAAGCGACCCGCGATTACGTCCTGAAGGTCGAGGGGGACGATGATGCTGCGCCGCTGCTCAACGTCTTTGGCGGCAAGCTCACCACCTATCGCCGTCTTGCGGAGCATGCGCTGGAAAAGATCGGCGAAGCGATCGGCAGCAAGGGCACGCCGTGGACGGCGAAGAGCACGCTGCCGGGCGGCGACTTCGCGCCGACGAGCTACGAGGCCGAGGTGGCTACACTGAAAAACCGTTACGGCTTTCTCAGCGATCGCCACGCGCGGCGGCTGGTCCGGCTCTATGGAACGCTCTCCGGGAAGATCGTCGGCGATGCGCAGTCGATCGAGGGGCTCGGGCGGCATTACGGGGCGGATCTCTACGAAGCCGAGGTTCGCTATCTGATCGAACAGGAGTGGGCGCGCACGGCGGAGGATATCCTCTGGCGCCGCACGAAGCTTGGACTGAACCTTTCGGGAGCCGAGGCGAGCGCGCTCGCGGATGACATGCAGGATTTGACGGCGCGCTGCGTCGCCTGA
- the rbsK gene encoding ribokinase codes for MKNAVSILGIFVADTTYLAARMPVVGETIRGSGFAVGPGGKGSNQAVAAARAGAAVSFISKIGRDTFGDLAQKTYADAGVTPVLTVMDTEPTGAAFIYVNENNGDNAIIVYPGAAGTIGVEDVEAARATIEQSAIFVTQLEQPVAAAQRALEIARNADVVTVFNPAPAETFPDMLYGLSDYIIPNETEAAALVGFGIETLDDARRAGDALLKRGAGAAVITLGGRGVLLHTSGHSDHLPVFSVGPVIDTTGAGDAFVGGFSAALSAGRNPPEAVRFGCATAGISVTRRGTAPAMPSLAEIEAVLATTH; via the coding sequence GTGAAGAACGCCGTATCGATTCTTGGAATTTTCGTTGCCGATACGACCTATCTTGCGGCGCGCATGCCGGTCGTCGGCGAGACGATTCGTGGCAGCGGATTTGCGGTCGGGCCGGGCGGCAAGGGTTCGAATCAGGCTGTCGCCGCGGCCCGCGCCGGTGCTGCCGTCTCCTTCATATCGAAGATCGGTCGGGATACGTTCGGCGATCTCGCGCAGAAAACCTATGCGGATGCCGGCGTCACGCCGGTTCTGACCGTCATGGATACGGAGCCGACAGGCGCGGCGTTCATCTATGTCAACGAGAACAATGGTGACAACGCCATCATCGTCTATCCCGGCGCGGCCGGCACGATCGGCGTGGAGGATGTCGAGGCGGCCCGCGCGACCATAGAGCAGTCCGCCATCTTCGTTACCCAGCTGGAACAGCCGGTGGCGGCCGCACAGCGAGCGCTTGAAATCGCACGAAATGCCGACGTCGTCACAGTGTTCAATCCCGCACCGGCCGAAACCTTTCCCGACATGCTCTACGGTTTGAGCGACTACATCATCCCCAACGAAACCGAGGCGGCAGCCCTCGTCGGTTTTGGTATCGAGACGCTTGACGATGCGCGCCGTGCCGGGGATGCCCTGTTGAAACGCGGCGCCGGCGCGGCCGTCATCACGCTGGGCGGTCGTGGCGTCCTTCTCCACACATCGGGGCATTCCGATCATCTGCCGGTTTTCAGCGTCGGGCCGGTGATCGATACGACGGGGGCAGGCGATGCTTTCGTCGGTGGCTTCTCCGCGGCCCTCTCCGCCGGGCGTAACCCGCCGGAGGCCGTCCGATTCGGCTGCGCGACAGCCGGCATCTCCGTCACACGGCGCGGAACGGCGCCGGCCATGCCCTCGTTGGCGGAGATTGAGGCCGTTCTCGCAACAACGCACTAA
- a CDS encoding cold-shock protein, translating to MTTGTVKWFNATKGFGFIQPDDGSADVFVHISAVERAGMREIVEGQKLGFELEKDRKSGKMSAGSLQAA from the coding sequence ATGACCACAGGCACCGTAAAATGGTTTAACGCTACCAAGGGCTTCGGCTTCATTCAGCCGGACGACGGCTCGGCCGACGTTTTCGTTCACATCTCGGCCGTCGAACGCGCTGGCATGCGCGAAATCGTCGAAGGCCAGAAGCTCGGCTTCGAGCTCGAGAAGGACCGCAAGTCGGGCAAGATGTCCGCCGGATCGCTCCAGGCGGCTTAA